Proteins from one methanogenic archaeon mixed culture ISO4-G1 genomic window:
- a CDS encoding Fe-S oxidoreductase yields the protein MTFKTDALEEVRKAVNVCTMCGFCKSVCPSFKAIGWDTALSRGRITLTYGLLNGDLEADDSLVENMYTCTTCADCVRRCPSKVKIVDIIELCRSDLVKNGKILPKHKAMCDNIMECGNPFGDKTPRDEMLGRKPHKAKVGYYVGCTATYRSKKTAQATLSILDKLGEDFTTIDEVCCGSVAQRVGWPQEEVTELFRKNVEAIKALGVETLVLACAGCYRMFKIEYPKYVDVPFEVLHITEYLAKKDLKLKPMEGVVATYHDPCHLGRHCEVFEPPREVIKKIPKLDFREMEYNRKTSHCCGGGGGVRAAYPEVSKEIAETRLDEASFADLIITTCPFCVNNLQAAAGDRKVQVRDLVEIIDELME from the coding sequence ATGACGTTCAAGACGGATGCTCTGGAAGAGGTAAGGAAGGCGGTCAACGTCTGTACCATGTGCGGTTTCTGCAAGAGCGTGTGCCCCTCGTTCAAGGCGATCGGATGGGACACCGCGCTGTCCAGGGGACGTATCACGCTCACGTACGGTCTGCTCAACGGCGACCTTGAGGCGGACGACTCCCTTGTGGAGAACATGTACACCTGCACCACCTGCGCGGACTGTGTCAGGAGATGTCCGTCCAAGGTCAAGATCGTGGACATCATCGAGCTCTGCCGCTCGGACCTCGTGAAGAACGGTAAGATCCTCCCGAAGCACAAGGCAATGTGCGACAACATCATGGAGTGCGGCAACCCGTTCGGGGACAAGACCCCCAGGGACGAGATGCTCGGAAGGAAGCCCCACAAGGCCAAGGTCGGCTACTACGTGGGATGCACCGCAACATACAGGTCCAAGAAGACCGCCCAGGCCACGCTGTCCATCCTGGACAAGCTCGGAGAGGACTTCACCACCATCGACGAGGTCTGCTGCGGTTCCGTCGCCCAGAGGGTCGGATGGCCCCAGGAGGAGGTCACGGAGCTCTTCAGGAAGAACGTCGAGGCCATCAAGGCCCTCGGCGTCGAGACCCTGGTCCTGGCCTGCGCCGGATGCTACAGGATGTTCAAGATCGAGTACCCCAAGTACGTGGACGTACCGTTCGAGGTCCTCCACATCACCGAGTACCTTGCCAAGAAGGACCTGAAGCTCAAGCCTATGGAGGGCGTCGTCGCCACATACCACGACCCGTGCCACCTCGGAAGGCACTGCGAGGTCTTCGAGCCCCCAAGAGAGGTCATCAAGAAGATCCCCAAGCTGGACTTCAGGGAGATGGAGTACAACCGCAAGACCAGCCACTGCTGCGGAGGCGGCGGAGGAGTCAGGGCGGCGTATCCGGAGGTCTCCAAGGAGATAGCGGAGACCAGGCTGGACGAGGCATCGTTCGCCGACCTCATCATCACGACCTGCCCGTTCTGCGTGAACAACCTCCAGGCGGCCGCAGGGGACCGCAAGGTCCAGGTCAGGGACCTCGTCGAGATCATCGACGAGCTGATGGAATGA
- a CDS encoding dihydropteroate synthase FolP, translating into MRFPFGRQAPLVMGILNVTPDSFSDGGRWDSADAALNHAIEMVDQGADIIDVGAESTRPGCTPVSEEEEWARLGPVLRELVGSIDVPVSVDTMKAEVARKAVSSGVSIINDVNGFRGEGMFEACSGSDVSIVISHMAGEYSDMHSVVMGDDYKEVIRSFLDGQCAKAVDAGIDDSRIIIDPGLGFGKTPEQNLAIAKDCSFLGDSHPILVGASRKRFVKQFYSDMDIDDATARISAEAVRSGASIVRVHDVARTVSALRPL; encoded by the coding sequence ATGAGATTCCCGTTCGGAAGGCAGGCCCCGCTCGTAATGGGGATACTGAACGTCACGCCCGATTCTTTCTCGGACGGAGGCAGATGGGATTCAGCGGACGCTGCGTTGAACCATGCCATCGAGATGGTCGATCAGGGAGCCGACATCATCGACGTCGGTGCGGAATCCACCCGTCCCGGATGCACCCCCGTATCTGAGGAGGAGGAGTGGGCCCGCTTGGGTCCGGTCCTCAGGGAACTGGTCGGTTCTATCGATGTGCCAGTATCCGTGGATACGATGAAGGCCGAAGTGGCTCGGAAAGCGGTATCCTCGGGTGTCTCCATCATCAACGACGTCAACGGGTTCCGCGGGGAGGGCATGTTCGAGGCCTGCTCCGGATCCGACGTGTCCATAGTAATCAGCCACATGGCGGGAGAGTACTCCGACATGCATTCCGTCGTGATGGGGGACGATTACAAAGAGGTCATCAGGTCGTTCCTGGACGGTCAGTGCGCGAAGGCGGTCGATGCGGGCATCGACGATTCCAGGATCATCATAGATCCCGGTCTGGGATTCGGCAAGACCCCTGAGCAGAACCTGGCGATAGCGAAGGACTGCTCGTTCCTGGGCGATTCGCATCCAATCCTCGTAGGGGCATCCCGCAAGAGGTTCGTGAAGCAGTTCTATTCCGACATGGATATCGATGATGCAACCGCAAGGATCAGTGCGGAGGCCGTCAGGTCCGGTGCATCGATCGTGAGGGTCCACGACGTGGCCAGGACGGTCAGCGCGTTAAGGCCCTTATGA
- a CDS encoding 6-phospho 3-hexuloisomerase HxlB, which produces MKAPTDLISYCEKAIASVDGSLENELIDSILSSRRTFIYGSGRSGLVGQLFAVRLVQLGFDVHFVGEMTTPIITKDDLTLLISFTGKTSSVVQTAEIAKNIVGSKVVSLTGVGNSNLAKTSDVAIVFDIPENEETKRIAPLGTIFEDSAHMFFECVVRDIMSKKGITEEEMRSRHAIWV; this is translated from the coding sequence TTGAAGGCACCTACGGACCTCATATCCTACTGCGAGAAAGCCATCGCTTCGGTGGACGGATCGCTGGAGAACGAGCTCATCGATTCCATCCTGTCCAGCAGGAGGACGTTCATCTACGGTTCCGGAAGGTCCGGACTGGTCGGACAGCTTTTCGCGGTGCGCCTGGTCCAGCTCGGATTCGATGTCCACTTCGTCGGAGAGATGACCACGCCGATCATCACCAAGGACGACCTCACGCTTCTCATATCGTTCACGGGAAAGACATCCTCCGTGGTCCAGACCGCCGAGATCGCGAAGAACATCGTAGGCTCGAAGGTCGTCTCGCTGACAGGGGTCGGGAACAGCAATCTCGCAAAGACATCCGATGTGGCCATCGTCTTCGACATCCCCGAGAACGAGGAGACCAAGAGGATCGCCCCGCTCGGTACCATATTCGAAGATTCCGCGCACATGTTCTTCGAGTGCGTCGTCCGCGACATCATGTCGAAGAAAGGCATCACCGAAGAGGAGATGCGCAGCAGGCACGCCATCTGGGTCTGA
- a CDS encoding endonuclease IV, which produces MIRFGPAGIPLSCKGRTLQDGIEDVHNLSLSALEIQMVRSNAYARAPDDEEVGMTLKDIEEGFVIEIFRDGEEIIDPEEPIEEDDDLIYMPSGVSETYGDLFWTSEMAKRLDVNLSIHTPYYMDLGSNTDLTENCINSIRHAALILNALEGDVVVTSLGLYDGKTDREEIDGNIMANLEDIMGWWQDNGLTPRLGIEITGQEDVFGSLEQVLDVCDQIPGVIPVVNFSHHHSRTNGSLLEVDDFLDLLENVEPYSDGRIHTAFAGVEYTDGNERRLTPIKKGDLKFEPLAEALIEMKPNATVISSSPLLEHDAMYMKIIHERVLAKKVAKDMKERKKAELAAAGE; this is translated from the coding sequence ATGATAAGATTCGGTCCGGCAGGAATACCGCTCTCATGCAAAGGACGCACGCTCCAGGACGGCATCGAGGATGTCCACAACCTCAGCCTCAGCGCACTGGAGATACAGATGGTAAGGTCCAACGCCTATGCGAGAGCGCCGGACGACGAAGAGGTCGGCATGACCCTGAAGGACATCGAGGAGGGTTTCGTCATCGAGATCTTCAGGGACGGCGAGGAGATCATCGACCCCGAAGAGCCCATCGAGGAGGACGACGACCTCATCTACATGCCCTCGGGAGTCTCCGAGACCTACGGGGACCTGTTCTGGACCAGCGAGATGGCGAAGAGACTCGACGTCAACCTCTCCATCCACACACCCTACTACATGGACCTGGGTTCCAACACGGACCTGACCGAGAACTGCATCAACTCGATCAGGCATGCAGCACTCATTCTCAACGCCCTGGAGGGTGATGTCGTCGTCACCAGTCTGGGACTCTACGACGGAAAGACGGACCGCGAGGAGATCGACGGCAACATCATGGCCAACCTCGAGGACATCATGGGATGGTGGCAGGACAACGGCCTCACGCCCAGGCTCGGTATCGAGATCACCGGCCAGGAGGATGTGTTCGGATCGCTCGAACAGGTACTCGACGTCTGCGACCAGATCCCCGGAGTCATCCCCGTCGTCAACTTCTCACACCACCACTCCCGTACCAACGGCTCGCTCCTGGAGGTCGACGATTTCCTCGACCTGCTCGAGAACGTCGAGCCCTACAGCGACGGAAGGATCCACACGGCATTCGCCGGCGTGGAGTACACGGACGGCAATGAGAGGAGACTCACCCCCATCAAGAAAGGGGACCTGAAGTTCGAGCCTCTGGCAGAAGCCCTCATCGAGATGAAGCCCAACGCAACGGTCATCTCGTCCTCGCCTCTCCTGGAACATGACGCGATGTACATGAAGATCATCCACGAGAGGGTCCTCGCCAAGAAGGTGGCAAAGGACATGAAGGAGAGGAAGAAGGCAGAGCTCGCTGCCGCCGGTGAGTGA
- a CDS encoding cobalt chelatase CbiK → MTKKAILVVSFGTSYKETREKTIDALENAVAKRYPDWEVRRAFTSKMIIKKLKERDGLFIDYITEALQRLVDDGFQEVAVLPTHIMNGIEFDDVARITASFADRFEKVHISKPLLTSEEDYDAVIEAVDEAYLKRIFKGSSDGSAVVLMGHGTVHYANASYCELQMKLWSLGYEHVYVTTVEGFPTLDDTMRSMSGHKYSKVYLIPFMIVAGDHATNDMAGDDEDSLKSRFIAAGCDVECFLEGLGEHRPFQCLFLRHLKDSLEQ, encoded by the coding sequence ATGACGAAGAAAGCCATCCTGGTCGTCAGCTTCGGTACCAGCTACAAGGAGACCCGCGAGAAGACCATCGACGCCCTGGAGAACGCAGTCGCCAAGAGGTATCCCGACTGGGAGGTCAGGAGGGCGTTCACCAGCAAGATGATCATCAAGAAGCTGAAGGAACGCGACGGACTCTTCATCGACTACATCACGGAGGCCCTCCAGAGACTCGTCGACGACGGTTTCCAGGAGGTCGCGGTGCTCCCTACGCACATCATGAACGGCATCGAATTCGACGATGTGGCACGTATCACCGCATCCTTCGCGGACAGGTTCGAGAAGGTCCACATAAGCAAGCCCCTGCTCACGTCCGAGGAGGACTACGACGCAGTCATCGAAGCGGTCGACGAGGCCTATCTCAAGAGGATCTTCAAGGGCTCCTCCGACGGTTCCGCCGTCGTGCTCATGGGGCACGGCACCGTCCACTACGCCAACGCATCCTACTGCGAACTCCAGATGAAGCTCTGGTCGCTGGGATACGAGCATGTGTACGTCACCACTGTCGAGGGATTCCCGACACTGGACGACACCATGAGGTCCATGTCCGGCCACAAGTACTCCAAGGTCTACCTGATCCCGTTCATGATCGTCGCCGGAGACCACGCCACGAACGACATGGCCGGGGACGACGAGGACTCGCTCAAATCCAGGTTCATCGCCGCCGGATGCGACGTCGAGTGCTTCCTCGAGGGACTCGGGGAGCACAGGCCGTTCCAGTGTCTCTTCCTGAGGCATCTGAAGGACTCCCTGGAACAGTGA
- a CDS encoding precorrin-8X methylmutase CbiC — MAITIVKPEDIEKRSMEIITSELNGRTWPEPQFSIVKRCIHTSADFDYADNLRFSPDAENIGVKAIRSGAHIVTDTKMAAAGINKNKLAEYGGQVHCFISDDDVAKAAKERGCTRATICMEKGAEIAKDHPVIFAIGNAPTALVRLAEMIDAGEVKPALIIGAPVGFVNVVESKELIMDRDIPFIVPAGRKGGSNIAATICNAMMYYKG; from the coding sequence ATGGCAATAACCATAGTGAAACCAGAGGACATCGAGAAGAGGAGCATGGAGATCATCACGTCCGAGCTCAACGGCAGGACATGGCCCGAGCCCCAATTCTCGATCGTGAAGAGATGCATACACACATCAGCGGATTTCGACTACGCCGACAATCTGAGGTTCTCCCCCGATGCGGAGAACATCGGTGTCAAGGCGATCAGGAGCGGTGCCCACATAGTCACGGACACCAAGATGGCCGCCGCCGGGATCAACAAGAACAAGCTCGCGGAGTACGGCGGACAGGTCCACTGCTTCATCAGCGACGACGATGTCGCGAAGGCGGCCAAGGAGAGGGGATGCACCCGCGCCACCATCTGCATGGAGAAGGGAGCGGAGATCGCTAAGGACCACCCGGTCATATTCGCGATCGGCAACGCACCCACTGCGCTGGTCAGGCTGGCCGAGATGATCGATGCGGGAGAGGTGAAACCGGCACTGATCATCGGCGCACCCGTGGGATTCGTCAACGTCGTCGAGTCCAAGGAACTGATCATGGACAGGGACATACCGTTCATCGTCCCCGCGGGAAGGAAGGGCGGATCCAACATTGCCGCCACCATCTGCAACGCGATGATGTACTACAAGGGATGA
- a CDS encoding precorrin-3B C17-methyltransferase CbiH yields MKGRLHVVGFGPGGKEHMTFKAAEVIQNADVVTGYTTYVNIIKPYFPDKTYKATGMMKEVDRCRMAIEDAMEGKDVAMISSGDSGIYGMAGIIYQLADEMNADIEIDTVPGITAASTAASVLGAPLMHDLAIISLSDLMTPIDLIMKRVDCAGIGDMIVCLYNPKSKGRTEYLNQAQQILLKHRSPDTPVGIVRNAGRDDERKEITTLGELHNADVDMFCMVIIGNSQTYVSNGRMITPRGYRI; encoded by the coding sequence ATGAAGGGCAGGCTGCACGTCGTCGGGTTCGGACCCGGCGGCAAGGAGCATATGACGTTCAAGGCGGCGGAGGTCATCCAGAACGCCGATGTCGTCACGGGATACACCACATACGTGAACATCATCAAACCCTACTTCCCGGACAAGACCTATAAGGCCACCGGGATGATGAAGGAGGTCGACCGCTGCAGGATGGCGATCGAGGACGCCATGGAAGGCAAGGACGTCGCCATGATCTCCTCCGGCGACTCCGGTATCTACGGCATGGCGGGGATCATCTACCAGCTCGCCGACGAGATGAACGCCGACATCGAGATCGACACAGTGCCAGGCATCACAGCCGCATCCACCGCGGCATCTGTCCTCGGGGCACCCCTGATGCACGATCTCGCCATCATAAGCCTGTCCGACCTCATGACCCCCATCGACCTCATCATGAAGCGCGTCGACTGCGCAGGCATCGGGGACATGATCGTCTGCCTCTACAACCCCAAGAGCAAGGGTAGGACGGAATACCTCAATCAGGCTCAACAGATATTGTTGAAACACCGCTCGCCAGACACACCTGTCGGGATCGTCCGCAACGCCGGACGTGACGACGAGCGGAAGGAGATCACCACCCTCGGTGAGCTCCACAATGCGGACGTGGACATGTTCTGCATGGTCATCATCGGTAACTCGCAGACCTACGTGTCCAACGGACGCATGATCACACCCAGAGGATACAGAATCTGA
- a CDS encoding precorrin-4 C11-methyltransferase CbiF: protein MITFIGAGPGDPELITIKGHKKIAEADVIIYAGSLVNPEVLACHKEGAEIYDSAYMHLDEVIDVMKKAEDAGKKCVRVHTGDPAIYGAHREQMDRLDELGIDYEVIPGVSSAFGTAAVLKKEYTLPGENQSQTVIFTRMEGRTPMPPGEKLVDLARHRATMVIFLSVGFLDKLSAECIEGGYPPETPVAVVYKATWPDQKIVIGTLADIEKKVKDAGITKTALTVVGNFLEGDYNLSKLYDKHFTTEFRKAVDE, encoded by the coding sequence ATGATCACATTCATCGGTGCGGGTCCTGGAGACCCCGAGCTCATCACAATCAAAGGACACAAGAAGATCGCGGAGGCCGACGTCATCATCTACGCCGGATCGCTGGTCAACCCGGAGGTCCTCGCATGCCACAAGGAGGGCGCGGAGATCTACGACAGCGCCTACATGCACCTGGACGAGGTCATCGACGTCATGAAGAAGGCGGAGGACGCAGGCAAGAAGTGCGTCCGCGTCCACACCGGTGACCCGGCCATCTACGGCGCCCACAGGGAGCAGATGGACAGGCTGGACGAGCTCGGTATCGACTACGAGGTCATCCCCGGTGTCAGCTCCGCGTTCGGAACCGCCGCCGTCCTCAAGAAGGAGTACACCCTCCCCGGAGAGAACCAGAGCCAGACCGTCATCTTCACGAGGATGGAGGGAAGGACCCCCATGCCTCCCGGAGAGAAGCTCGTGGACCTCGCCAGGCACAGGGCCACCATGGTCATCTTCCTCTCCGTCGGATTCCTGGACAAGCTCTCTGCGGAATGCATCGAGGGAGGATATCCCCCTGAGACCCCGGTCGCAGTGGTTTACAAGGCCACATGGCCCGACCAGAAGATCGTCATCGGTACGCTGGCGGACATCGAGAAGAAGGTCAAGGACGCGGGGATCACCAAGACCGCACTGACCGTCGTCGGAAACTTCCTGGAAGGGGACTACAACCTCTCCAAGCTGTACGACAAGCACTTCACCACCGAGTTCCGCAAGGCGGTGGATGAATGA
- a CDS encoding precorrin-2 C20-methyltransferase CbiL has product MTTGKLYGISVGPGDPGLLTLKAKSILDSCDVIAYPVKTAGEESVALNIIRPNVDLSRKEVREYVFSMAVDYAVREQGWKKAFDDIMATLDSGKSIAMITLGDLSIFSTYMRIDAMIKSKGYQTELVPGVPSFCHGASLAGIPLTMGEESLVVIPFNQDQSEKLENALENYENIVVMKAFKSVDRIADMVAAKGRDISCITVLSNVGMEDQYIGPVVKGRKYGYFTTLLIKSEEKE; this is encoded by the coding sequence GTGACGACAGGAAAATTGTATGGAATCAGTGTAGGGCCAGGCGACCCCGGTCTGCTGACCTTGAAGGCGAAGTCCATCTTGGACTCGTGCGACGTCATCGCCTATCCCGTGAAGACAGCTGGAGAGGAGAGTGTCGCACTTAACATCATCAGGCCCAACGTGGACCTGTCCAGGAAGGAGGTCAGGGAGTACGTGTTCTCCATGGCCGTGGACTACGCCGTGAGGGAACAGGGCTGGAAGAAGGCCTTCGACGACATCATGGCGACTCTGGACTCAGGAAAGAGCATCGCGATGATCACCCTGGGGGACCTCAGCATATTCAGCACCTACATGCGCATAGACGCGATGATCAAATCCAAAGGATACCAGACGGAACTCGTCCCCGGTGTCCCGTCGTTCTGCCACGGCGCCAGCCTGGCCGGCATCCCGCTGACCATGGGCGAGGAGTCTCTTGTCGTGATCCCGTTCAACCAGGACCAGTCGGAGAAACTGGAGAACGCGCTGGAGAACTACGAGAACATCGTCGTCATGAAGGCGTTCAAATCGGTCGACAGGATCGCCGACATGGTCGCCGCCAAGGGACGCGACATCTCATGCATAACGGTCCTCAGCAACGTGGGTATGGAGGACCAGTACATCGGACCCGTCGTAAAGGGCCGCAAGTACGGCTATTTCACAACGCTTTTAATCAAATCGGAGGAGAAAGAATGA
- a CDS encoding cobalamin biosynthesis protein CbiD: MSEDSFVVVNNKKLRRGHTTGTCAAAATKAAVEALLTGKEVPMVRINTPKGIVLDLPVEDMQFGDGFVSCAVRKDGGDDIDATHGTLVYSKVSKAAEGINIDGGVGVGRVTRRGLDQPPGNAAINRVPRSMIKEAVEDVRFSSDYKGGFDIVISVPKGEEIAVKTFNPRLGIEGGISILGTSGIVEPMSEKALVDTIKVEMNMRSQGNQVLLVVPGNYGKEFSQSIPGVDPEKAVKCSNFIGEMLDYACDLKRDIVLVGNLGKLVKLAGGIMNTHSRNADARMEILAANAAVAGASLPLVQRIMDCISTDDALDVINEENLIPDVSKLLIEKIEYHMNHRTEGNIRTAAVLFSSVYGLLGKTSLADEMLDEIRGEDL; the protein is encoded by the coding sequence ATGTCGGAAGATTCCTTCGTCGTAGTCAACAACAAGAAGCTCAGGCGCGGCCACACTACTGGCACATGTGCAGCTGCGGCAACCAAGGCCGCAGTGGAGGCCCTGTTGACCGGGAAGGAGGTCCCGATGGTGAGGATAAACACACCCAAGGGGATCGTCCTGGACCTCCCGGTGGAGGACATGCAGTTCGGCGACGGTTTTGTGTCATGCGCCGTCAGGAAGGACGGCGGGGATGACATCGACGCCACCCACGGTACGCTGGTCTATTCGAAGGTGTCGAAGGCTGCCGAAGGCATCAACATCGACGGCGGGGTCGGTGTCGGCAGGGTCACGAGAAGAGGGTTGGACCAGCCGCCGGGGAACGCCGCCATAAACCGCGTACCGAGGTCGATGATCAAGGAAGCGGTGGAGGACGTCAGGTTCTCCAGCGACTACAAGGGCGGATTCGACATCGTGATCTCCGTTCCCAAGGGCGAGGAGATCGCCGTCAAGACATTCAACCCCCGCCTCGGGATTGAGGGCGGGATTTCGATACTGGGGACCAGCGGCATCGTGGAACCGATGAGCGAGAAGGCCCTGGTGGACACGATCAAGGTGGAGATGAACATGCGCTCCCAAGGCAACCAGGTGCTCCTGGTGGTCCCCGGCAACTACGGGAAGGAGTTCTCCCAGAGCATCCCAGGGGTGGATCCGGAGAAGGCGGTGAAGTGCAGCAACTTCATCGGCGAGATGCTGGACTACGCATGCGACCTGAAGAGGGACATCGTCCTCGTCGGGAACCTGGGCAAGCTGGTGAAGCTGGCGGGAGGGATTATGAACACCCATTCCCGCAACGCGGACGCGAGGATGGAGATTCTTGCCGCGAACGCAGCCGTGGCGGGAGCGAGCCTTCCGCTGGTCCAGAGGATAATGGACTGCATCTCCACGGATGATGCGTTGGACGTGATCAACGAGGAGAACCTGATCCCGGACGTTTCGAAACTTTTGATTGAGAAGATCGAGTACCACATGAATCACCGCACGGAAGGTAACATACGCACCGCGGCGGTACTGTTCTCTTCGGTGTACGGGCTCCTGGGGAAAACCAGCCTGGCCGATGAGATGCTCGACGAGATAAGGGGGGAGGACCTGTGA
- a CDS encoding cobalamin biosynthesis protein CbiG produces the protein MRINVIAFSTNGCRTAKRLKEAFPEEDMRIFAKTQCDTLGVERVEEKASEWTRKSFEECDAIVYIGAIGIAVRYIAPYIKAKTVDPAIIGMDEHGKWAVALLAGHIGGANALTARIAERMGSEPIITTATDLNGKFSVDTFATVNGLRIMGLRTAQDVSVRVLDGAFVGFTSDIPVQGDLPAGLTLADSGEFGVSISTDVEKQPFGTTMRLVPMDIVLGIGCKRDTDPEAMLEFVSGILREDGIPQQRVAAVCSIDLKKDEQAILSLAKAFRVPAKFYTSGELMELEGEFTKSDFVKSVTSVDCVCERSSVRPFGGEIIRRKTAKDGMTIAICRRPMEVKFL, from the coding sequence GTGAGGATCAATGTTATAGCGTTCTCTACGAACGGATGCAGGACCGCGAAGAGGCTTAAGGAGGCATTCCCGGAAGAGGACATGAGGATATTCGCAAAGACCCAGTGCGACACTTTGGGAGTCGAGCGCGTCGAGGAGAAGGCCAGCGAATGGACCAGGAAATCCTTCGAGGAATGTGACGCGATCGTCTACATCGGGGCGATCGGCATCGCGGTCAGATACATAGCGCCGTACATCAAGGCCAAGACAGTGGACCCGGCGATCATCGGGATGGACGAGCACGGCAAATGGGCCGTGGCGTTGCTGGCGGGACACATCGGAGGAGCGAACGCTCTCACCGCCAGGATAGCTGAGAGGATGGGCTCCGAGCCGATCATCACGACGGCCACTGACCTTAATGGGAAGTTCTCCGTGGACACCTTCGCGACCGTCAACGGTCTGAGGATAATGGGCCTCAGGACCGCCCAGGACGTCTCGGTCAGGGTACTGGACGGGGCGTTCGTGGGATTCACATCCGACATCCCAGTGCAGGGCGATCTGCCCGCAGGGCTGACGCTGGCGGATTCCGGGGAGTTCGGGGTCAGCATCTCCACCGACGTGGAGAAGCAGCCGTTCGGCACCACCATGCGCCTGGTGCCCATGGACATCGTCCTCGGGATAGGCTGCAAGCGCGACACCGATCCGGAGGCAATGCTGGAATTCGTGTCCGGCATCCTCAGGGAGGACGGCATCCCCCAGCAGAGGGTCGCGGCGGTCTGCAGCATCGACCTCAAGAAGGACGAGCAGGCGATCCTGTCGCTGGCCAAGGCGTTCCGCGTTCCGGCCAAGTTCTACACCTCCGGAGAGCTGATGGAGCTCGAGGGGGAGTTCACCAAATCCGATTTCGTCAAGTCGGTCACGTCCGTGGACTGCGTCTGCGAGCGTTCGTCCGTGAGGCCGTTCGGCGGGGAGATCATCAGGAGGAAGACCGCCAAGGACGGCATGACGATAGCGATTTGCCGTAGGCCCATGGAGGTCAAATTCCTATGA